The following are encoded together in the Brassica napus cultivar Da-Ae chromosome A9, Da-Ae, whole genome shotgun sequence genome:
- the LOC125578179 gene encoding putative F-box/LRR-repeat/kelch-repeat protein At1g11620 has product HVVDPPSLIVQDFTLIKTRTCSPIRVYKTVHSDGLLLCVMDNQLLVRNPLLKETTWIKCGSDFHQRDDAYSLGYLSHCDYRILRFRCASNSRNRPSRVEVCEVASKTWKVIDNISFDWFLSVPLSILSLRGTPYCIGLREDHTAFVQSYDFYKERFQPIDDLPFSYDELNPIALEIYKGDRLSVLEQCRKTRKICIWVKHWLMLTSWTKLVVVDIPEFPLLYPRPTLVSTNYYFDKNDRLVITYNDTDMKGLSIIRVINDKDFQVIKADEGECGFPFLCSYVPSFVRVPGFSKQDTSRIRWKKRRFNEFVYTIYLFFRVILFALDY; this is encoded by the exons CACGTGGTCGATCCTCCGTCCTTGATCGTCCAAGACTTTACCCTTATAAAAACTCGAACATGTAGTCCAATTAGGGTGTACAAGACTGTTCATAGCGACGGTTTGTTGTTGTGTGTCATGGACAACCAGCTTTTGGTTAGGAACCCATTACTGAAGGAAACAACCTGGATCAAATGCGGTAGTGACTTTCACCAACGAGATGATGCTTACAGCCTTGGATACCTCAGCCACTGTGATTACAGAATCTTAAGGTTCCGTTGTGCTAGTAATTCCAGAAATAGACCTTCAAGGGTCGAGGTCTGTGAAGTTGCATCCAAGACATGGAAGGTTATAGATAACATCAGTTTTGATTGGTTCCTTAGTGTGCCGTTGTCGATTCTCTCTCTGAGAGGAACTCCTTATTGTATAGGTCTTCGAGAAGATCATACAGCTTTTGTACAAAGCTATGATTTTTACAAAGAAAGGTTTCAGCCCATAGATGACTTGCCATTCAGCTATGATGAGTTGAATCCTATTGCACTAGAGATTTATAAAGGAGATAGGCTTTCGGTGTTGGAGCAATGTCGCAAAACAAGGAAGATATGCATATGGGTGAAGCATTGGCTCATGCTTACTTCTTGGACCAAATTGGTGGTCGTGGACATACCAGAGTTTCCGCTTTTATATCCACGTCCCACCCTCGTTTCTACgaa TTATTATTTCGACAAAAACGATAGGCTTGTTATAACTTATAATGATACTGACATGAAGGGTCTATCTATTATCAGAGTCATCAACGACAAGGATTTCCAAGTAATTAAAGCCGATGAAGGGGAATGTGGTTTCCCTTTTTTATGCAGCTACGTTCCTAGCTTTGTTAGGGTTCCAGGGTTTTCGAAGCAAGACACAAGTCGGATTCGCTGGAAAAAACGTAGATTCAACGAGTTTGTGTATACAATTTATTTGTTCTTTCGTGTGATTCTTTTTGCTTTGGACTATTAA
- the LOC106426090 gene encoding putative F-box/LRR-repeat/kelch-repeat protein At1g11620: MALKLPYDLEEEILARVPWKYFATLRCVCKLWNSLILEERLNKKNLSFHMHSYSGEHRFILKDTGPTISAVGIEEQKNVVDPPSLIVQDFTLIKARTCNPVRVYKTVHCDGLLLCVMDNQLVVRNPLLKETTWIKCGSDFHQRDDAYSLGYLSHCDYRILRFRCASNSRNRPSRVEVCEVASKTWKVIDNISFDWFLSVPLSILSLRGTPYCIGLREDHTAFVQSYDFYKERFQPIDDLPFSYDELNPIALEIYKGDRLSVLEQCHKTRKICIWVKHWLMLTSWTKLVVVDIPEFPLIYPRLALLSTNYYFDKNNRLVITCNDTDMKGLSIIRVINDREFQVIKANECEIYFPFLCSYVPSLVRLPGFWKQDTSRIRWRKRRFN; this comes from the coding sequence ATGGCACTGAAGCTACCATATGATTTGGAAGAGGAAATTCTCGCCAGAGTTCCATGGAAATATTTTGCAACGTTGAGATGTGTATGTAAGCTTTGGAATAGTCTTATATTGGAAGAGAGACTCAACAAGAAGAACTTGTCGTTTCACATGCACAGCTATAGTGGTGAGCATCGGTTTATACTCAAAGACACTGGTCCTACGATTTCTGCCGTGGGCATTGAGGAGCAGAAAAACGTGGTCGATCCTCCGTCCTTGATCGTCCAAGACTTTACCCTTATAAAAGCTCGAACATGTAATCCTGTTAGGGTGTACAAGACTGTTCATTGCGACGGTTTGTTGTTGTGTGTCATGGACAACCAGCTTGTGGTTAGGAACCCGTTACTGAAGGAAACAACCTGGATCAAATGCGGTAGTGACTTTCACCAACGAGATGATGCTTACAGCCTTGGATACCTCAGCCACTGTGATTACAGGATCTTAAGGTTTCGTTGTGCTAGTAATTCCAGAAATAGACCTTCAAGGGTCGAGGTCTGTGAAGTTGCATCCAAGACATGGAAGGTTATAGATAACATCAGTTTTGATTGGTTCCTTAGCGTGCCGTTGTCGATCCTCTCTCTGAGAGGAACTCCTTATTGTATAGGTCTTCGAGAAGATCATACAGCTTTTGTACAAAGCTATGATTTTTACAAAGAAAGGTTTCAGCCCATAGATGACTTGCCATTCAGCTATGATGAGTTGAATCCTATTGCACTAGAGATTTATAAAGGAGATAGGCTTTCGGTGTTGGAGCAATGTCACAAAACAAGGAAGATATGCATATGGGTGAAGCATTGGCTCATGCTTACTTCTTGGACCAAATTGGTGGTCGTGGACATACCAGAGTTTCCGCTTATATATCCACGTCTTGCCCTCCTTTCTACAAATTATTATTTCGACAAAAACAATAGGCTTGTTATAACTTGTAATGATACTGACATGAAGGGTCTATCTATTATCAGAGTCATCAACGACAGGGAGTTCCAAGTAATTAAAGCTAatgaatgtgaaatttatttcCCTTTTTTATGCAGCTACGTTCCAAGCTTGGTTAGGCTTCCAGGATTTTGGAAGCAAGACACCAGTCGGATTCGTTGGAGAAAACGTAGATTCAACTAG